The Engystomops pustulosus chromosome 1, aEngPut4.maternal, whole genome shotgun sequence genome has a window encoding:
- the LOC140125185 gene encoding catechol O-methyltransferase-like isoform X1, whose product MDLKEERREKRRSRNPHQRSGHQRNCVQMAQTKEQRILEFVKQNATEGDPQSVLDHIDKYCSQKEWAMNVGDEKGLILDNVLKEANPTTALEMGTYCGYSAIRIARLLKPGGRLLTMEMEPKNAAVAKEMIKFAGVQDKVEILEGTTEVIIPSLKTKYGVEHADFVFIDHFGKHYTSDTKLLEEYGLLRKGSVLIADNVVYPGAPGFLEYVRTSGRYDCTNYPSHVEYTDKVDALEKAVFKG is encoded by the exons ATGGACTtgaaagaagagaggagagagaagaggaggagcCGGAACCCGCACCAACGATCtggacaccagagg AATTGTGTTCAAATGGCTCAAACCAAGGAACAGCGAATTTTGGAGTTTGTAAAGCAAAATGCAACTGAGGGTGACCCTCAGAGTGTGTTGGACCACATTGATAAATACTGCAGCCAAAAAGAATGGGCCATGAATGTGGGAGATGAAAAAG GCCTGATTCTGGATAATGTTCTGAAAGAGGCAAATCCAACCACGGCTCTGGAAATGGGCACCTATTGTGGTTATTCTGCTATTCGGATAGCCCGTttactgaagccaggaggtcgtCTGCTTACTATGGAGATGGAGCCTAAGAATGCCGCTGTAGCTAAGGAGATGATCAAGTTTGCTGGCGTGCAAGATAAG GTAGAAATTCTGGAGGGCACCACAGAGGTAATTATTCCAAGCCTGAAGACAAAGTATGGTGTGGAACATGCGGACTTTGTATTTATTGACCATTTTGGAAAACATTATACAAGTGACACAAAGTTACTTGAG GAATATGGTTTACTCCGAAAGGGATCTGTGCTGATAGCAGACAATGTTGTATACCCTGGAGCGCCAGGCTTCCTTGAATATGTCAGGACAAGTGGACGTTATGACTGTACCAACTACCCTTCACATGTTGAGTACACTGATAAGGTGGACGCATTGGAAAAGGCAGTTTTTAAAGGCTAG
- the LOC140125185 gene encoding catechol O-methyltransferase-like isoform X2: MAQTKEQRILEFVKQNATEGDPQSVLDHIDKYCSQKEWAMNVGDEKGLILDNVLKEANPTTALEMGTYCGYSAIRIARLLKPGGRLLTMEMEPKNAAVAKEMIKFAGVQDKVEILEGTTEVIIPSLKTKYGVEHADFVFIDHFGKHYTSDTKLLEEYGLLRKGSVLIADNVVYPGAPGFLEYVRTSGRYDCTNYPSHVEYTDKVDALEKAVFKG, translated from the exons ATGGCTCAAACCAAGGAACAGCGAATTTTGGAGTTTGTAAAGCAAAATGCAACTGAGGGTGACCCTCAGAGTGTGTTGGACCACATTGATAAATACTGCAGCCAAAAAGAATGGGCCATGAATGTGGGAGATGAAAAAG GCCTGATTCTGGATAATGTTCTGAAAGAGGCAAATCCAACCACGGCTCTGGAAATGGGCACCTATTGTGGTTATTCTGCTATTCGGATAGCCCGTttactgaagccaggaggtcgtCTGCTTACTATGGAGATGGAGCCTAAGAATGCCGCTGTAGCTAAGGAGATGATCAAGTTTGCTGGCGTGCAAGATAAG GTAGAAATTCTGGAGGGCACCACAGAGGTAATTATTCCAAGCCTGAAGACAAAGTATGGTGTGGAACATGCGGACTTTGTATTTATTGACCATTTTGGAAAACATTATACAAGTGACACAAAGTTACTTGAG GAATATGGTTTACTCCGAAAGGGATCTGTGCTGATAGCAGACAATGTTGTATACCCTGGAGCGCCAGGCTTCCTTGAATATGTCAGGACAAGTGGACGTTATGACTGTACCAACTACCCTTCACATGTTGAGTACACTGATAAGGTGGACGCATTGGAAAAGGCAGTTTTTAAAGGCTAG